The following coding sequences are from one Treponema sp. J25 window:
- a CDS encoding UDP-glucose/GDP-mannose dehydrogenase family protein: MAKIAVIGTGYVGLVSGACLADFGNFVTCVDNNSEKIEALKKGIIPIYEPGLDDVVARTVAAGRLSFTTNLAAAVQANEVAFIAVGTPPADDGSADLRYVEQVAREIGRAINKYTVVVDKSTVPVGTARKVMGWIREELEKRGPEAARIEFDVVSNPEFLREGSAVQDFTHPDRVVIGAESDRARELMKDVYRALYLNETPYIETNLETAEMIKYASNAFLAVKITFINEVANLCEKVGANVQDVARAMGRDGRIGAKFLHPGPGYGGSCFPKDTQAMARIGRDYGEPLTLVETTIAANERQKQRMVKKIEDGLGGPGSLKGKTIAILGLAFKPNTDDMRESPAITICEGLVTRGAQLRAFDPAAMKEASWRLSAIKDSLYYAHDEYEAIEGADALVILTEWNQFRNLDLERVRRLLRAPYFFDLRNIYKRHEVEAAGFTYFAVGK, from the coding sequence ATGGCAAAAATTGCGGTTATTGGTACTGGTTATGTGGGCCTTGTTTCAGGGGCCTGTCTTGCGGATTTTGGGAATTTTGTTACCTGTGTAGATAATAACAGTGAAAAAATAGAGGCCCTGAAAAAGGGTATTATCCCTATCTATGAGCCTGGGTTGGACGATGTGGTTGCCCGTACCGTGGCCGCAGGGCGCCTCAGCTTTACCACCAATCTGGCCGCTGCAGTGCAGGCAAACGAAGTGGCCTTTATTGCGGTAGGGACCCCACCGGCAGACGATGGCAGCGCCGATCTAAGGTACGTAGAGCAGGTAGCTCGAGAAATAGGGCGGGCCATTAACAAATATACGGTGGTGGTAGATAAGAGTACCGTTCCCGTAGGAACTGCCCGTAAGGTGATGGGCTGGATCCGGGAAGAACTAGAAAAACGAGGCCCCGAGGCTGCCCGTATTGAATTTGATGTGGTCTCCAATCCGGAATTTCTTCGAGAAGGCTCAGCGGTACAGGATTTTACCCATCCTGACCGGGTAGTCATTGGAGCAGAGAGCGATCGGGCCCGGGAACTCATGAAAGATGTGTACCGCGCCCTATACCTGAACGAAACGCCTTATATCGAGACAAACCTAGAAACCGCCGAGATGATTAAATATGCGAGTAATGCCTTTCTCGCGGTAAAAATCACCTTTATTAATGAAGTGGCCAATCTCTGCGAAAAGGTGGGTGCCAATGTACAGGATGTCGCTCGGGCCATGGGCCGGGATGGACGTATTGGGGCAAAGTTTTTACATCCCGGCCCTGGCTATGGAGGCTCCTGCTTCCCGAAGGATACCCAGGCCATGGCCCGGATCGGTCGGGATTATGGGGAGCCCTTAACTCTTGTGGAAACCACCATTGCCGCCAACGAACGACAAAAACAGCGGATGGTAAAAAAAATCGAAGATGGCCTCGGTGGCCCCGGCTCTCTTAAGGGAAAGACGATTGCAATTTTGGGGCTGGCCTTTAAACCCAATACGGACGATATGAGGGAATCCCCGGCCATCACCATTTGTGAAGGCCTTGTTACCCGGGGGGCCCAACTTCGGGCTTTTGATCCCGCCGCCATGAAAGAGGCAAGCTGGCGACTTTCAGCTATTAAGGATTCCCTTTACTATGCCCACGATGAATATGAAGCAATCGAAGGGGCGGACGCCCTGGTGATCCTTACCGAATGGAACCAATTCCGAAATCTGGACCTGGAACGGGTGCGTCGTCTGCTCCGGGCCCCCTACTTTTTTGATCTGCGCAATATTTACAAACGGCATGAAGTGGAGGCCGCAGGATTTACCTACTTTGCGGTAGGAAAATGA
- a CDS encoding ABC transporter ATP-binding protein: protein MIVSKLRKIIDPIRTTLSFFEKEDKIKLSIIFILMFFSALIEMVGIGSILPFITILSNPESIHTNELLRFLYQFLHFSSVSSFIVFLGLVFVFFILLSNVSKALITYVAKKFTLLRIHKLSVKLLTKYLYAPYEFFVTHNSSELLRNIQKEVNNIVGNVLNPFMDIVSRGLISLLLIILLVMVNPLIALVTAVIIISSYSILYTLIRKTIERLGRERLVVEGKSTKALLEAFGGIKDIQILGREYHFIEDFSVPTKQYALSYAINELLSDLPKYILETLIFGLMVLFATFYFLLVKDFSTILQTFTLFALAGYRLMPSIQSVFRSIASLNYFTSSVDTLKEHFRMPIYLPASEKEETKLRLREGIRLNNISFRYATANEALFQNINLRIPAHATIGIAGRTGSGKSTLVDIIIGLLRPQEGTILIDDTPLSENNMRNWRRNIGYVPQFIFLSDDTVRHNIAFGFSDTEIDNGAVERAAKMAHIHDFIINELPQGYDTIIGERGVRLSGGQRQRLGIARALYHEPEILIFDEATSALDTITERTILEAIEELQRSKTIIIIAHRLTTIEKCDRIYLLEQGRIIAEGNYTELLTNRAFKKYIESTQHAEIKQKKHE from the coding sequence ATGATCGTGTCGAAACTACGAAAAATAATTGATCCTATCCGTACCACCCTCAGTTTTTTTGAAAAAGAGGATAAGATAAAATTATCCATTATTTTTATCCTCATGTTTTTCTCGGCCCTTATCGAGATGGTAGGGATTGGCTCGATTCTACCATTTATCACTATTCTCTCTAATCCTGAAAGCATCCATACCAATGAATTACTCCGATTTTTGTATCAGTTCCTGCATTTTTCCTCCGTATCTTCGTTTATTGTCTTTTTAGGACTTGTCTTTGTTTTTTTTATTCTCCTCAGTAATGTAAGTAAGGCCCTGATTACCTATGTGGCAAAGAAGTTTACCCTTCTTCGAATACATAAATTAAGCGTTAAGCTTCTTACCAAATACCTATATGCCCCTTACGAGTTCTTTGTTACCCATAATTCATCCGAACTGCTTCGGAATATTCAAAAAGAAGTAAACAATATTGTAGGGAATGTTCTAAACCCCTTTATGGATATCGTTTCCCGTGGGCTCATCTCTCTTCTTTTGATTATTCTTCTAGTAATGGTAAATCCTCTCATAGCTCTGGTAACAGCGGTGATTATCATTAGTTCCTACAGCATCCTCTACACCTTGATACGGAAGACCATCGAACGGCTCGGAAGAGAACGTCTCGTGGTAGAAGGAAAAAGCACCAAGGCCCTTCTTGAAGCCTTTGGGGGCATAAAGGATATTCAGATCCTTGGGCGAGAATACCACTTTATAGAAGATTTCTCAGTTCCCACAAAACAATATGCATTAAGCTATGCAATTAATGAATTATTAAGTGATTTACCTAAATATATTCTTGAGACTCTTATCTTTGGTCTCATGGTGCTCTTTGCCACCTTTTATTTTCTACTGGTTAAAGATTTTTCCACCATTTTGCAAACCTTTACCCTTTTTGCCCTCGCGGGTTACCGGCTCATGCCAAGCATTCAGAGTGTATTCCGCAGTATCGCAAGTCTTAACTATTTTACTTCCAGTGTAGACACGTTAAAAGAACATTTTCGGATGCCCATATATTTACCTGCATCAGAAAAGGAAGAAACAAAGCTCAGACTTCGCGAGGGGATCCGTCTTAATAACATATCGTTCCGCTATGCCACCGCAAACGAAGCACTTTTTCAGAATATCAATCTACGGATCCCCGCACACGCAACCATAGGCATCGCCGGCAGAACCGGTTCAGGAAAAAGCACCCTGGTAGACATTATTATCGGTTTACTCCGGCCCCAGGAAGGAACCATTTTAATAGATGACACGCCCCTGAGCGAAAACAATATGAGAAACTGGCGGCGGAATATTGGCTATGTTCCCCAGTTTATATTCTTAAGCGACGACACGGTTCGCCATAATATTGCATTTGGGTTCTCCGATACCGAGATTGACAATGGGGCAGTAGAAAGGGCCGCCAAGATGGCCCATATCCATGACTTTATTATTAACGAACTTCCCCAGGGATACGATACGATTATCGGGGAACGGGGAGTCCGTTTGAGTGGGGGCCAGCGGCAACGTCTTGGGATTGCCCGGGCATTATACCATGAACCGGAGATACTTATTTTTGATGAGGCCACCAGTGCCCTCGACACTATCACGGAGAGAACAATTCTTGAAGCCATCGAAGAACTGCAACGCAGTAAAACAATCATTATTATTGCTCATCGACTAACCACCATTGAAAAATGTGACCGGATTTATCTTTTAGAACAGGGAAGAATTATAGCAGAAGGGAATTATACTGAGCTACTAACCAATCGGGCTTTTAAAAAATATATAGAAAGCACCCAGCATGCGGAAATAAAACAAAAAAAACATGAATAA
- a CDS encoding glycosyltransferase has protein sequence MNKFLDLCLFETEEQKKLENLPVWELAERRFNDFLNQSLPITQRIPRIIHQIWLGSPVPEAYKTFMQSWKLYHPDWEYILWDEEKIKKLGLKNKIAYNLSPSYGIKSDIARYEILYRFGGIYVDTDFECLKNFEPIIEGCGFFAGHSNGSTINIINALIGTYPQNFFFEELLEATKRPLFSTDGMKVINHSGPGLFTELFIKNMAINLSAVIFPSLYFYPYPNYELSKNLDIKTIKKTYIGHESYAIHYWEASWIKNRWQKKIKSIVKKMLGIKS, from the coding sequence ATGAATAAATTTTTAGACCTTTGCCTTTTTGAAACAGAAGAACAAAAAAAACTTGAAAACCTACCTGTTTGGGAACTGGCAGAGCGCCGTTTTAATGATTTTTTAAACCAGTCGCTTCCTATTACCCAACGGATCCCCCGAATTATTCATCAGATATGGCTGGGCTCTCCAGTACCAGAAGCATATAAAACTTTTATGCAGAGCTGGAAGCTCTATCATCCCGATTGGGAATATATTCTCTGGGATGAAGAAAAAATAAAAAAATTAGGATTAAAGAATAAAATAGCCTATAATCTTTCGCCCAGTTATGGCATCAAAAGTGACATTGCCCGCTATGAAATTCTCTATCGTTTTGGCGGTATTTATGTAGACACCGATTTTGAATGTCTTAAGAATTTTGAACCAATCATAGAGGGGTGCGGATTTTTTGCTGGGCATAGTAACGGATCAACAATAAATATTATTAATGCTCTTATTGGTACCTACCCCCAAAACTTCTTTTTTGAAGAACTATTAGAGGCTACAAAACGGCCTCTCTTTTCCACCGATGGAATGAAGGTTATTAACCATTCTGGGCCAGGACTTTTTACAGAGCTCTTTATAAAAAACATGGCCATTAATTTAAGTGCCGTTATCTTCCCTTCTCTCTATTTTTATCCATATCCAAATTATGAATTATCGAAAAACCTAGATATAAAAACAATTAAAAAAACATATATTGGTCATGAAAGTTATGCTATCCATTATTGGGAGGCTAGTTGGATAAAAAACCGTTGGCAAAAGAAAATAAAAAGCATAGTGAAAAAAATGTTGGGAATAAAATCATGA
- a CDS encoding alpha-1,2-fucosyltransferase produces MHILFNGTGRLGNQLFQLNGVDSATKEIKKRKFILLNMPSINECLDTTLVLNIINNKIIVKLFDKYLCYVLNFLRKIRIIGSIYCSFDHYNGYKLENHYFLKKGIFPFIWIPTFYFQKAELAKNVSFSIKETHIHKAHMFLDSLPKKKNFVFVHIRKTDYITFDVLGKTGADLPLSYYHRATKIFTETINNPFFIFLTDDSEYVLHNFPNLSEKAISNLDQYGDLALMSLCEYGVLSNSSFSWWGAFFMKNRKKVIAPRYWLGFKSQIEYPSGIIAPWMDVIDVE; encoded by the coding sequence ATGCATATACTATTTAATGGAACCGGTCGATTGGGTAATCAATTATTCCAACTGAATGGAGTAGATTCGGCAACCAAAGAAATAAAAAAAAGAAAATTTATTCTTCTAAATATGCCATCAATTAATGAATGCCTAGATACTACTCTAGTTCTGAATATAATTAATAATAAGATTATCGTAAAGCTATTCGACAAATATTTATGCTATGTGTTAAACTTTTTAAGAAAAATTAGAATTATAGGGTCTATATATTGTTCTTTCGATCACTACAACGGTTATAAACTAGAGAATCATTATTTCTTAAAAAAAGGAATATTTCCTTTCATATGGATACCAACATTTTATTTTCAAAAAGCAGAGTTAGCAAAAAATGTATCTTTCTCCATCAAAGAAACCCATATACATAAAGCACATATGTTTCTTGATTCGCTTCCTAAAAAGAAAAACTTTGTATTTGTTCACATACGTAAAACCGATTATATAACATTTGACGTTCTGGGGAAAACAGGGGCAGATCTTCCTCTCTCCTATTATCACAGGGCCACCAAGATTTTTACCGAGACGATCAACAATCCTTTTTTTATTTTTCTCACTGATGATTCAGAATATGTATTACACAATTTTCCAAATCTTTCTGAAAAAGCAATTTCAAATTTAGATCAATATGGGGATCTTGCCCTTATGAGTCTTTGTGAGTATGGGGTGCTTTCTAATAGCAGTTTTTCCTGGTGGGGAGCGTTTTTCATGAAAAACAGGAAAAAGGTTATCGCTCCCCGCTATTGGCTCGGTTTTAAATCGCAGATTGAATATCCATCTGGAATCATAGCTCCATGGATGGATGTCATAGACGTAGAATAA